In a single window of the Gossypium hirsutum isolate 1008001.06 chromosome D02, Gossypium_hirsutum_v2.1, whole genome shotgun sequence genome:
- the LOC107910649 gene encoding pentatricopeptide repeat-containing protein At4g21300, giving the protein MYLKNLSLVCKLCRLIITPLKCFHTNSHHIPAFQLPPFLQSSSIALNLHQGKQVHAQLILNGITTANPLLLAMYLRVGSFTDAKNLFYRMDLGCIKRWNLMIRGLVKMGSFHFALMFYFKLLGCGVSPDNFTFPSVVKACSALNNVRCGTLIHELIMLMGFEVNVFVGSSLINLYVENGYTSLARNLFDKLPVRDCVLWNVMLNGYVKLAELDKAIEIFEEMRKGDTKPNEVTFAAILSVCGSDGMVNFGTQLHGLVVSCGLDSNSVVANTLLSMYSKCGWLSDGRKLFDMIPQADLVSWNGMISGYVQNGFMEDALCLFSEMISSGVKPDSITLSSFLPAVTGLGSLRKGREIHGYILRHGIPLDVFLKSALLDVYLKCRAVDTARNIYNQSTKFDIVMCTAMISGYVLNGLSNDALEIFRWLLKEKIRPNAVTLASVLPACTDLAAIQMGKELHASVIKNGLADRCHVGSAVIDMYAKCGRLDLAHCVFRRLTERDSICWNSMITSCSQNGKPEEAINLFRQMGRTGTKYDCVSISAALSASANLPALHFGKEIHGFMIKSSLFSDLFAESALIDMYAKCGNLDLAQHVFDMMELKNEVSWNSIIAAYGNHGHLKDCLALFDKMLKNKIQPDHVTFLAIISACGHAGKVNDGVHHLKSMVEEYGIPPRMEHYACMVDLLGRAGRLDEAFKAIQSMPFSPDAGVWGTLLGACRNQGNVELAEVASRHLFYLDPQNSGYYVLLSNLLADAGHWRSVLKVRSLMKERGVQKVPGYSWIEVNNTTHMFVAADGSHPQSKHIYSLLKTLLLELKREGYVPQLYLRMNPKERVS; this is encoded by the coding sequence ATGTACCTGAAAAACCTCTCTTTAGTCTGTAAACTGTGTCGACTCATTATTACACCTCTCAAATGTTTTCATACCAACTCCCATCACATTCCAGCATTCCAACTTCCCCCATTCTTGCAATCTTCTTCTATTGCTTTAAATCTTCATCAAGGCAAACAGGTTCACGCCCAGCTCATCCTCAATGGAATCACTACTGCCAATCCTCTCCTTTTGGCTATGTATCTTCGTGTTGGTAGCTTTACAGATGCCAAGAACCTATTTTATCGGATGGATTTAGGGTGTATAAAGCGTTGGAATTTGATGATTAGAGGATTAGTTAAAATGGGTAGCTTTCATTTTGccttaatgttttattttaagttGCTGGGTTGTGGGGTTTCTCCTGATAATTTTACTTTCCCTTCTGTAGTCAAGGCTTGTAGTGCTTTAAATAATGTAAGATGTGGTACCTTGATTCATGAGTTAATTATGTTAATGGGTTTTGAAGTTAATGTTTTTGTCGGCAGTTCTTTGATCAACTTGTATGTAGAGAACGGGTATACTAGTCTCGCTCGTAATTTGTTTGATAAATTGCCAGTGAGGGATTGTGTTTTGTGGAATGTGATGCTTAATGGGTATGTTAAATTGGCGGAATTAGATAAAGCTATAGAGATTTTTGAGGAAATGAGGAAAGGCGACACAAAGCCAAATGAGGTGACATTTGCTGCTATTTTGTCTGTTTGTGGTTCGGATGGAATGGTGAATTTTGGTACTCAGCTTCATGGCCTCGTTGTTAGCTGCGGCTTGGACTCGAATTCTGTGGTGGCAAACACGCTTCTGTCCATGTATTCAAAATGTGGTTGGTTGTCCGATGGTCGTAAATTGTTTGATATGATACCTCAGGCTGATTTAGTGTCTTGGAATGGAATGATTTCGGGCTATGTTCAAAATGGTTTTATGGAAGATGCTTTATGTTTGTTTAGTGAGATGATATCTTCTGGTGTAAAACCTGATTCAATCACCCTCTCAAGTTTTCTTCCAGCTGTTACCGGGTTGGGAAGTTTAAGAAAAGGTAGAGAAATTCATGGTTATATATTAAGGCATGGAATCCCGTTGGATGTTTTCTTAAAAAGTGCACTTCTTGATGTATACTTGAAATGTAGGGCTGTGGACACGGCACGGAACATTTATAACCAAAGCACCAAGTTTGATATTGTCATGTGCACAGCTATGATTTCAGGGTACGTGCTTAATGGGTTGAGTAATGATGCTTTAGAGATTTTCAGGTGGCTACTTAAAGAGAAAATTAGGCCGAATGCTGTAACACTGGCAAGTGTTCTACCTGCTTGTACAGATTTAGCTGCAATACAAATGGGGAAGGAATTGCATGCTAGCGTCATAAAAAATGGGCTTGCTGATAGATGTCATGTGGGAAGTGCTGTCATAGACATGTATGCAAAGTGTGGAAGACTGGATCTTGCTCATTGTGTTTTCAGAAGGTTGACTGAAAGAGATTCTATTTGTTGGAACTCAATGATCACTAGCTGTTCCCAAAATGGGAAACCAGAGGAGGCCATTAATCTCTTCCGTCAGATGGGGAGGACTGGAACCAAGTATGACTGTGTGAGCATATCAGCTGCTCTTTCTGCTAGTGCCAATCTACCAGCACTGCATTTTGGGAAAGAGATCCATGGGTTTATGATTAAAAGTTCACTCTTCTCTGATCTATTCGCTGAGAGTGCACTCATTGATATGTATGCAAAATGTGGAAACTTGGATCTTGCTCAGCATGTATTTGACATGATGGAATTGAAAAATGAAGTTTCATGGAATAGTATCATTGCCGCATATGGAAACCATGGCCACCTTAAAGATTGTCTTGCCCTGTTCGACAAAATGTTGAAGAATAAAATTCAGCCTGATCATGTTACTTTTCTAGCTATAATATCTGCTTGTGGTCATGCTGGTAAAGTTAATGATGGAGTTCATCACCTCAAGAGCATGGTTGAGGAATATGGAATCCCACCTCGGATGGAACATTATGCATGTATGGTAGATTTGCTTGGACGTGCTGGTCGCTTGGATGAGGCTTTTAAAGCAATACAGAGCATGCCATTTTCTCCGGACGCTGGTGTTTGGGGTACATTGCTTGGAGCCTGTCGAAACCAAGGAAATGTTGAGCTTGCTGAAGTGGCTTCAAGACATCTTTTTTATTTGGACCCTCAAAATTCTGGTTACTATGTACTGCTGTCGAATTTACTTGCTGATGCTGGACACTGGAGGAGTGTGCTTAAGGTGCGGAGTTTGATGAAGGAAAGAGGAGTTCAAAAAGTACCTGGGTACAGTTGGATAGAGGTCAACAACACGACCCATATGTTTGTTGCTGCAGATGGAAGTCATCCACAGTCCAAGCATATTTATTCATTGTTGAAGACTCTTCTTCTAGAGCTAAAAAGGGAAGGATATGTTCCTCAGCTTTATCTTCGAATGAACCCAAAGGAGAGAGTGTCATGA